The following proteins come from a genomic window of Polaribacter dokdonensis:
- a CDS encoding aminopeptidase P family protein: MKYDPINSELFIKNRKNFMAQMKPKSIAVFNSNDIYPISADSTMPFEQHRDIFYLSGVDQEESVLLLFPDCPNEDLREVLFVRETNEHIAVWEGEKLTKEAATKTSGIQSIFWLQDLEKTLFEMSTYADNFYINTNEHYRASVETETREDRFTKWLLAKYPAHSVAKSNPILQDLRAVKDTIELELMQHACNITEKGFRRILGFVKPGVWEYEIEAELIHEFVRNRSKGFAYTPIIASGNNANVLHYIENNQQCKNGDLILFDIAAEYANYKSDLSRTIPVSGKFSNRQKEVYNAVNYVKKEATKLLVPGTIWKDYHVEVGKIMTSELLKLGLLDKADVQNEDPKWPAYKKYFMHGTSHHIGLDTHDYGLLHKPMTANMVFTVEPGIYIPEEGFGIRLEDDVVVQEKGEPFNLMRNIPIEVDEIEDLMNS, translated from the coding sequence ATGAAATACGACCCAATAAATTCAGAACTTTTTATAAAAAATCGCAAAAATTTTATGGCTCAAATGAAGCCTAAAAGTATTGCAGTTTTTAATTCAAATGATATATATCCTATTAGTGCAGATAGCACTATGCCTTTTGAGCAGCACAGAGATATTTTTTATTTAAGTGGTGTAGATCAAGAAGAAAGTGTGTTGCTATTATTTCCTGATTGCCCAAATGAAGATTTAAGAGAAGTTTTGTTTGTAAGAGAAACCAATGAGCACATTGCTGTTTGGGAAGGTGAAAAGTTAACCAAAGAAGCTGCTACAAAAACAAGTGGGATTCAATCTATTTTCTGGTTACAAGATTTAGAAAAAACCTTGTTTGAAATGTCTACATATGCAGATAATTTTTACATAAATACAAACGAGCATTACAGAGCTTCTGTAGAAACAGAAACACGTGAAGACAGATTTACAAAATGGTTATTGGCTAAATATCCTGCACATTCTGTAGCAAAAAGCAATCCAATTTTACAAGATTTAAGAGCAGTTAAAGATACTATTGAATTAGAATTAATGCAGCATGCTTGTAATATTACAGAAAAAGGATTTAGAAGAATTTTAGGCTTTGTAAAACCGGGTGTTTGGGAATATGAAATTGAAGCAGAATTGATACATGAGTTTGTTAGAAATAGATCTAAAGGATTTGCTTATACACCAATTATTGCCTCAGGAAACAATGCTAATGTATTGCATTATATAGAAAATAATCAGCAATGTAAAAATGGCGATTTAATTTTGTTTGATATTGCAGCTGAATACGCAAATTATAAAAGCGATTTGTCTAGAACCATACCAGTTTCTGGTAAATTTTCTAACAGACAAAAAGAGGTTTATAATGCTGTGAACTATGTAAAAAAGGAAGCTACAAAACTGTTAGTACCTGGTACAATTTGGAAAGACTATCATGTTGAGGTTGGTAAGATAATGACATCAGAATTATTAAAATTAGGATTGTTGGATAAAGCAGATGTGCAAAATGAAGATCCAAAATGGCCAGCTTATAAAAAGTACTTTATGCATGGTACAAGTCATCATATTGGTTTAGACACACATGATTATGGTTTACTTCATAAACCAATGACAGCTAATATGGTTTTTACAGTAGAGCCAGGAATTTATATTCCAGAAGAAGGTTTTGGCATTCGTTTAGAAGATGATGTTGTTGTTCAAGAAAAAGGAGAACCTTTTAACTTGATGAGAAATATACCTATTGAAGTAGATGAAATTGAAGATTTAATGAATTCATAA